DNA sequence from the Treponema sp. OMZ 838 genome:
TGTTCCAAAAGAAAGCGATTGCTGCCGACGCCCATACCATTGCGATGATACCTTCGGCAACCATTGCGCCGTAGAAAACCCAACGGCCTTCTTTCTCATTTTTTAACGTACGTGAAACAATCGGGGACTGCGTTGCGTGGAAACCGGAAATAGCGCCGCACGCTACCGTAATAAACATCAACGGCCAAATGGGGCGCTGAGTCGCGCTTGGATACAGGTTTTCGAATGTCAGCTCCATCATAGGACGGGTACCGCTGTTCAGTATTGTTGCAACCGAAACACCGACAGCCATTAAAATCAGGAAAATACCGAAAATCGGATAAAGGCGTGCAATAACCTTATCAACCGGAAGAAGGGTCGCAAGGAAATAGTATACAAGAATGATAATTGTCCATACTTTTACATTGAGCCACTCCGGAGTTAACAGCGCAAGAAGCCCCGCCGGTCCTACCATAAATACGACACCGACCATAACGAGCAACACCAAACCGAATACACGCATGATGTTCTGCATCGTATGACCTAAGTATTTACCGGTGATTTCGGTAATACTGGCGCCATCGTTCCGCACCGAAAGCATACCGGAAAGATAATCGTGTACACCTCCGGCAAGCAGCGTACCGGCAACGATCCAAAGGTAAACGCTCGGCCCCCACAAAGCGCCGGAAATTGCGCCGAAGATCGGCCCTAAACCGGCAATATTCAAAAGCTGGATTAAAAAAGCTTTCGGCTTTGAAATCGGCACATAGTCTATCCCGTCAGGATTAGCCATAGCCGGAGTCCGATTGGCTTCATTCGGACTAAACACTTTTTCTACAAACGTTCCGTACACCAAGTAACCGACAATGAGTGCTGCAATACACAGCAAAAACGTTACCATAAAGAGTATCCTCCTGTGAATTGGATTTATGAATGACCCTTGAGCTTGCATTACCATTGAGTCATTACATATAAAGTATAAATCTGTTTTTCCCGCTTGTAAATAAAAAAACGGAATTTTATTGCACGCGCAAAGATATTAAAAAATCGGCGCGGATAGCCAAATATAAATCCCACACCGATCCGTTTTCATCCACCTTAATTCCTACACAACTTCCACCATAATCCGCCGGACTATATGCAGCATTGTTCCAGTGTCGCTCTGTCGATTAAAGAAGGAACAACCCCTACTCGCGTTGTCGAAAATCCGGCGGCATAAAGTGCATACGGCAATGCGTCAGACAAGCTTTTTTGTTCGGATAAAAAGACGGCCAGTGCCGCAATAAAGGCATCGGCAGCTCCGGTTGTATCGATGGGTTTGAATATATCGACAGCTGGGAACCATCGCTCGTATTCGGAAGTTCGTACATAACAGCCATCGCTGTCAAGCGTTACGATAACCGTCTTGACGCCTTTTTCCAAAAACCATGCGGCTTTTTCTTCCAATGTTCCGGCAATGGGACACAGTCTGTATAATTCTTTACGGTTCGGAATAAAATAATCCAGTTCCGGTAAAAGTTCTTCCGCTATTTCTTTTACGGCGGAAGGTTTCAGCATAATTGCAACGTTATATTTTCGTGCGGTTTCAATCGTCTTTTTAACTGCTTCCATAGGTATTTCGGTTTGCAACAAACAAAAAACTGCATCGGTAAAGAGCTGTTCACTGCGGTATATTGAATCTGCAGAAATCGTTTCATTAGCACCGCCGTATAACACGATACCGCTTTCTCCATCACCTTGGATATGAATATAGGCTTTACCGGTAGAATGCTCTTCGTCCACATGCACAGCCGTTGCATCAACGCTGTTATCATGTAAGAGGTTCAAAATCATATCACCATCAAAGTCCCTTCCGACATTGCCCACCAGCGACACCTTGGCACCGAGCTTCGCCGCACCGACCGCTTGATTTATCCCCTTGCCGCCCGGTATTATCGAAACACTTTCAGCAGAAATGCTTTCTCCTGTCTGAGGATAATTGTTTACGGTAAGTAAGATATCCATATTGATACTGCCTACAACGATGATTCGTTTTTTGCGCAAGGGTGCAGGCAGATCAATGCTTTTGTAATGATTACAAGTAAATGCTTCGGTATATGCCGGTATATCCGTTGCTTTCTTTTCGATTTTATCTATTAAATACCGGCATACAAAGACTCCGAAATGAAATAAGGAAAGCGGAATCGCCGATATGGGCGGAAAGGGTTTGATATACTCCGCATCGTCGATACAGATGATAGAAAGATCCTGCGGTATCCGGAATTTATGTACCGTTGCATACTCATACGCCGTTACCGCCGTATCCCAATCACAGCAAATAAGCGCAGAACAATTATGTACCGAAAGCGCTTCCTGAACATTTTTACATTCAACATATAAACAATGGTGATCGAATAGACACCGTTCAACGCCTTGCCGTATGGCATATTCTTGCATATCGGTTCCGTCATACACACAGCGTATTTTCGTATGTCCCAACCGTAGCAATATATCTGCTGCGGTATATCCCGCTTTTTGGTAGTCATAGAGCACACCGTTGAAACCGGCGGCATCAGTATTCAGTGCTGCAAACGGAATACCGCTTTTATGCAGCACCGCTGCCGTTCCGGAACTATCGCATTCTGCAACAATACCGGCACTATCATTTTCTGCAGCAACTTCGACGGGTTCCCATAAAACCGCTTCTGCCCTATTCTTACATAAGGCGGCAATGTGTTTTGATTCGCTTTCCGCAGAAGTAGAAAGACATACCTGTACTTGGTACCCTTGCCGTTCAGCTTCATGCAAAAAACCGTTTGAGATCGATTGCCGTTTTTTTATACCCGACAGTACAAGCCCCAATAAAAAGCTTTTTGAATTCGTATTATTTTTAATAAAATCATAGGGAGCGTACCGGTATTCCTTAACGATTTTAAGCACTCGTTCGCGCGTTTCAAACTTTATCCCCTTATCCTTTCCGTTGATAATTTTTGAAACCGTCGAAACGGAAACACCGGCAAGCTCGGCTATATCATTTATCGTCAAAGGGTACCTCTGCCGCCGAGGGGATTGAGGTTTGCGCTCCCTTACGGGTAACAACAATTGCCGCGACCTCAGTTGCATAACGGACAGCCTGCAGTAGCGAAGAACCGGACGCAAGCCGAACCGCAAGCGCAGCCGTAAAAGAATCACCGGCGGCTGTCGTATCGACAACGGGAACGGAACGAGCAGGTACAAGATGCTTCCCCTCCGATTCGGAATTTACAAAAGCACCTTTTTCGCCGAGTGTAACAATGACATTCTTTACACCTTTTGTACGCAGCATATCGGAAGCGCTTTGATAGTCCGAAACATCTTTGCCCGTCAGTAATGAAAGTTCCGTTTCGTTCGGTTTGATAATATCAATGTATGCATAAAGTTCGGAAGGAAATACCCTCGGTGCAGGAGCGGGATCAAGAATAAATGTCTTGCCTAATTCTTTTGCCCTGCGGGCGGCGTACAGTACCGTTTGTATCGGTATTTCCAGCTGACACAATATGATATCACAGCTGTGCAGCAAATCGTCGTTATCGGCGATATCTTTTTCTGACAGTGTTTTATTAGCACCGGGAACAACAACAATACTGTTATTGCCCGCATCGTTTACCGTTATCCATGCAAGCCCTGTTGCGCAATCGGTGCGTACTAAAAGACGGGAAACATCCACGCCTACAGACTGTAAGCTCTTCTTTTCGATTTCAGCATAGCGGTCTGCGCCGACCGCTCCGAACATAACCGTTTCCGCACCTAATGAACCAGCCGCGTATGCTTGGTTTGCTCCTTTTCCACCCGGTATCATATCGGCAGTTTCCGCTAAAATCGTTTCGCCTGCTACCGGTATATGCGGAACACGAACTACCATATCGGCATTTAAACTGCCGATAACCAATATCTTTTTCATCTTCATGCTTCCTGTTATTTTATGTATACGCCATACAGCATTGCTCAAGCAGCCGGACAAAGCCTTCTCGATCGATATCCATACAAGCTGTAACATTCGGTTTTGGTCTGTTATTATTTACCCGCTTATCTGCAAGCGTCATACCGGCGGTATACTTTCCTTGCGTTTCGATAACGACATGGTAATCACATACTTTAAACAACTCAGGTTTGATCAAATACGCAATAGTACACGCATCGTGGATAGGGGCGCCTTGGAATCCCAAATCAGAGTGAAAGCGGCCGAAGAAATCGAGCAACTCTGCAACCAGCACGGCAACCCGTTTTTCGGATTTACGCAGCCTTTCTATTTCTTCCGAAAAGATCATCGCTTTTTCGGTTACATCCAGTCCGCACATCACAATGGGAATACCGCACGAAAATACAATGTGTGCCGCTTCGGGATCGACAAGAATATTAAATTCCGCTGCAGATGACCAATTACCGTGATCGATACCGCCGCCCATTAAACATATCTGCTTGAGATTTTTTTTCACATCGGGATATGCTAACAGCAAAATTGCAAGATTCGTTAAGGGGCCTGTTACGACAAACGTTACCGGTTCGGGACTTTCAGAGATAAGCCGGCGGTGCAGTTCCCATGCGGATTCAGGCACACCGGTATAATCCGTCTCCGGCAGAACCGGCCCATCCAACCCTGATTCACCGTGCACACTCGGTGCTACTTCCAATCTTCTGACGAGCGGATACGATGCCCCTTTTGCAAGCGGCGGAGCTTTCCCTAAAAACGAAATAATCTTGCGTGCATTAGTATATGTTTTTTCAATGGTTTGATTACCGGCGCTGACACTGACCCCCAACACTTTAAGCTTTTCGGATGCAAACGCCATGATCAATGCTATTGCATCATCATGACCGGGATCACAGTCAATTATAATCGGTATTTTATTGTCCATAGTTTTCTCCTTCAAGCGATTTGCGCTTTCCTACCGCGCTTCCGCCATGCTGAAAATACAATCAGTCCGATAACGGTTGAAATATAGGGAACGGTTTTTATGAATTCATCTGGGATGCTCATCGCCGCTAATACATTCGACAAGGCATCGGCAAAGCCGAAAAACAAGGCTGCAAACATCGTCGGCACCGGAGCCAACCGTCCCATTGCCGCAGCAGCCAACGCGATAAAACCGCGCCCCGCTACCATGCCTTTTGTAAAGGTACTCATGTATGCCATCGAAAGGAATACACCGCCTAACGATGCCAAAAATCCGCTGATAAGCAATGCGATAACTCTGGTCTTACGAATGGGTATCCCGACGGATTCCGCTGCATCGGGATTTTCGCCTACGCAGCGAATGTGCATACCAAGCTTTGTTTTATACAGCAAAAACCAGACGGCAAATACCGTAAAGAACGCAATGTATGTCAACACGTTTTGCCCCGACAGAATGCTGCCTAACACGGGAATAGCGGCGATACCCGGTATAACCACTTTAGGAAACACCAATGAAACTAAGGAGGATGTACTGCCTTTATCGTGAATCAGTACATACATAATAAATACCGTTCCGCCTGCGGCCAATGTGTTTAACGCAATACCGGATAAAATGATGTCTGTTTTTAGATACAGCGCAAAGTAAGCCAGTAAGACAGCAATTAATAAACCGCCGCCTAACGCAATTAAAAAGCCTATAAACAAACTGCCGGTTAAGCCGGTACCCAACGCGCCGAATGCCGCGGCAAAAAGCATAATGCCTTCCAATGCTATATTTGATGCACCTGAATTTTCCGCAACAACCGAAGCTTGTGCAGCAAACAATAGCGGAGTCGTAACACGCAAAACGGAATAAGCAAACTCCGCAGTTAAAATATAACTCAAAAAGTTATCCATCTAAGCCGCTCTCCTGTTGCATTTTAATGAGTGCTTTTTGCCGCCATTTACTTAAAAAGGCCTGAGCTGCGGCAAGCATTATAATAATACCTTGAATGATTGAAACCATTTCTGCAGTAACGTCCGTAGATGTCGCCATCTTATCGGCACCGATTTTTAAATACGCCAAAAAGAAAGCGGCAATCGGAATATAGTGCGGTTTATTTTTTGCAAGAATAGCGACAACGATACCGTCAAACCCGTACCCCGGCAAGCTTTGCCATTGGAACCGGTCATACATTCCCAATACTTCAACCGAACCGCCGACACCCGCAATAAAACCGCCGATAAGCTGTGAGTACGCGATAATTGCCGTCGTGTTTAAGCCGGCATAACGGGCAAAGCGGATATTCCTTCCGGTTTGTATCAGACGATATCCCCATGCCGTACGGCGGATAAACAATACGGTCAGCACTACTACGGCGCACAATATCAACAGTCCGAAGTGCAACCGCATTCCGGGAATAAGACGTGCCAATTTTGCATTGGCAGGAATCAGGTACGTTGCCATAAATCCTGCCGACGGATCTTTAAAGGTCGTATTGGCAAAATATTTGGTTATGTAAAAGAATACATAATTCAACATTAAAGACGAAACCAACTCATTTGCATTCCATCGCTGCTTTAAAAAAGCCGGAACCCAGCAAACGACAGCACCGCATAACCCGCCGATAATAATCGATACAAGCGGCGCAATAACAGGAGGCAGCGGTATAAGCAATGCGGTAAATACCCCAACGGCGCCGCTCACATAAAACGCCCCTTCCGCACCCATATTAAACATATCTGCGCTGAACATAACGGCAACTGCAAGACCGGTAAAACTGAGCGGAATACATAGCTCAAGTACGTTACCGAAACGGCGTGCCGATTCAAGCGGCCCTAAAAAGAGCTTCGAAAAAGCGAGCAGCGGTTCTTTACTGACACATAAAATAATAAGAAACGATAAGAGCACCGCAATGCCGATCGCTGCAGCAAACCGTATCAATTCAAATCTTTTTTCAAATGAAAGGCGTCCTATTAATTTCATCGTAAACATCCTGCAAGTTCATGTGCACCTTGCTTTTTTAAGCCGAGCATATACTCTCCCAACTCAGTTTCACTCACCATACCGGCATCCGGAAAATATGCGGTAATTTCACCGCCGTACATTACAACCAAACTGTCGCTGATTTCCAGAATCTCCGCCAAATCTGCCGAATTCACCAAAATAGCAGCACCGTTATCGCGCATTTCAATAATCTTTTGATGAATAAACTTTGCAGCGCCGATATCAACACCTCTTGTCGGCTGATCTGCGATAATACATCCTGCCGAGGTTGAAAATTCGCGTGCAATAATAACCTTTTGCATATTTCCACCGCTCAGCATTTTTACCGGCACATCGGCACTTTTTGTTTTAATCATAAATTGGTTGATAAGCGTATCAGCCCATTGTTTTATTTCATTCTTCTTTAGAATGCCCTTATGTACAAAGCGCTCATCTTCCGTAAAGACGGCAAATAAATTTTCTTGAATGGAAGCAGTTACCGCCGTTCCTACTTTTATTCTATCCTGCGGTATATAGGAGATACCTTCTTTTCTGATTGCAGCAATACTGCGCGATGTTATATCTTTACCGTTTAACATTACGCTTCCTTCAGTACAGTGCTGCAATCCGGTTATGGTATCGATCAACTCTTTTTGCCCGTTTCCTTCAACACCGACAATACCGAGAATTTTCCCCGCAGGTAAATCAAAACTCACATGCTTGAGTATGGGACGTCCGGTATCATCGTGCATACATACATCCCGCAATTTTAAGACGGTCTGTCCGGGAACGCTCGGTTGTTTTTCTATTTCCCAATGTATATTTTTACCGACCATAAGGTTCGATATTTCTTTTTCAGAAATTTCTCCGGCGGAATACACGCCGACGGAAGTACCGTTACGCAATACGGTTATCCTTTCGCATATTTCTTTAACTTCATTTAATTTATGACTGATAAATATAATCGTACATCCCGAATTCCGCAGCTCTTTTAATTCAACAAATAATTCTTCCGTTTCTTGCGGAGTTAATACAGCGGTCGGTTCATCCAAAATTAAAATGCGCGCACCTTTATATAACGCCTTCAGAATTTCTACTTTCTGGCGCGTCCCTATGGGCAAATTTTTAATCTTTTCTTTCGGGTCAATAACAAAATGATATTGATTGATAATTTTTTGAGCCTGTTCGTTCATGAGTTTTTTATGAATCAACGGGCCTTTTCCGGGTTCCATTCCAAGGCAGATATTTTCTGCAACACTCATCGATTCGACAAGCATAAAATGCTGATGTACCATACCGAATCCGTGACGAATAGCGTCAAGCGGGGATTTGATATGCAATTCGTTTCCATTATATAAAATCGTACCTTCAGTCGGTTGCTCAATACCGAATAATATTTTCATCAAGGTACTTTTACCGGCGCCGTTCTCACCGACAAGGGCATGAATTTCTCCGGCACGAACCGAAAAATTGACACGCCTATTAGCCGTAACACCGTTAGGATATATTTTTGAAATATCCTTCATTACTAAAATATCATCTGCCGTACTTTCAACATTCATTCGGATAGTCTCCGCATAAGCACGGAAAGTGAGGCCGGGGATTCCCAAAAAGTTAGTTATGTTCGAGACATCCCCAGCTTCCGTGCAATGCTTTTTTAATTATGGGCGAGCGGAATCAATATATGCTGTTATATCGGCTTGCTTCATACCGAATGCTGTCTTAACTGCAATCTTTCCATTTCTGATTTGGGTTTCATACTCGGAAATATGCTTGCGAACTTCGGCAGGAACTTTCGCCTGATACACTTCATTATCTGCAAGACCGACGCAACCTTCATTTATTCCCAATGCTACACGTTTCCCCCATACCAGTGTATTGCTTTGTATTTCTTTCATTGCAAGATACATGGACTTATCAACGCGTTTCAGCATGGAAGAGATAATGAGGTTTGATAAAACAGGATCGGTCTGCTTATACAGCATAGCCTGATCACTATCCACACCGATAATGAATTTATTCTTTTCCTTTGCAGCCTGCAGCGCACCTTCTCCGGCATTCGATGCGCACACAAAGATAATGTCGGCACCCATCTGATACTGTGTCAACGCAAGTTCTTTTGCTTTTGCAGAATCGCTGAAATTTCCGACAAAAGAAGAAATGATTTTAATATCGGGAGAAACGGTTTTTGCACCTTGTATAAAACCGACTAAGAAATCGAGGATAACGGTATTATCCATACCGCCGATAAACCCGATTTTCTTCCCCTTTGTCATTTCCGCGGCAAGTACGCCTGCAAGGAATGAGCCTTCATTCTGCTTGTATTCTATCGAATAGGTATTTTTAAACAGCCCTGCAGAATCGGAAGCATAATCCATTGCGGTATCGTAGACGATGATTTTTTGATTCGGATAATCTTTTGTTATCTTTGATACAAGCGCCTGCATTTGCCATGTTCCGCAAAAAATAATATCGTGCTTTTCATCACAAAGATCACGCAATGCAGGTTCCCATTTTGAGTCATCATACCCGACTTCAACTACCTTGGTTTTGCAATGCAGTTCATTTGCGATCATCTTCATACCGTTGTTTGCGGAATCATGGAAAGACTTATCTCCAAGGTTTCCATTGATGATCAGCGCGACACTCGGTTCCTTTGAACCGCTGTTCTCTTTTGCACCGAAAGCAAACATAGACATGCCTAACAGTACAAACAGACCGACAGAAAGAATCTTTTTCATACATCCTCCAATTGTTTTACGACCGATACGGTCTTGTTAATAAGTTCTTGCAAACTTACCGTTTTATTTCCTCGTAAATAGGTTATAATTTCATCGCCAAAAGGATCCGTCCAGTGATCTTCGATTCCCTTTGTACCTAACTTTGCACCGAGCGCAGCGCCCAGCTGTGCGGCATTACAATCGACATCTTGACCGCACATCGCGATATAGTGCATGACATCGTTAAAATTATCTTTGCCGAAATACAACGCAACTACTTCTGCCGCGGCATTCGGATACGCATGGATCCAGTTATACCGCTTGTATTTTTCTTCGCATGCCGCCCATGCCTCATAAAAATCCTGCTTCTTCATACACTGCGCTAATGCAAAGTGAAGCACGGAGGCATATTCAGAATCCTTAGGAATATAGGAAACGGCTTTTTCCAAACATCTCCGCATAGGATCTTCCCCGTATGCAAGGCTGACCAAAACGGCGTTAAACACCTCTCCGAGAATTCCATTCCCGTGGTGCGAAATTTTCGCATCGCGCCATGCAAGCAGTGCAGCCTTA
Encoded proteins:
- a CDS encoding carbon starvation protein A — protein: MVTFLLCIAALIVGYLVYGTFVEKVFSPNEANRTPAMANPDGIDYVPISKPKAFLIQLLNIAGLGPIFGAISGALWGPSVYLWIVAGTLLAGGVHDYLSGMLSVRNDGASITEITGKYLGHTMQNIMRVFGLVLLVMVGVVFMVGPAGLLALLTPEWLNVKVWTIIILVYYFLATLLPVDKVIARLYPIFGIFLILMAVGVSVATILNSGTRPMMELTFENLYPSATQRPIWPLMFITVACGAISGFHATQSPIVSRTLKNEKEGRWVFYGAMVAEGIIAMVWASAAIAFFWNKDGSGTGLKALLEIGGGNSKSVYTICTGLLGTVGGAIAMVGVIACPITSGDTAFRSARMIIFDWFKLDEKNLKTRLSIAVPLLLVGYCISLINYNVVWRYFSWSNQTLAMIVLWTGGAYLATNYPNRNRCWIAVIPATFMSAVSVTYLMYAPECFNLVRLGMQGITISYAVGIVVAALFFVIFMTRIYLRPQQSLESQKKIIIGRVHSK
- a CDS encoding PfkB family carbohydrate kinase, encoding MTINDIAELAGVSVSTVSKIINGKDKGIKFETRERVLKIVKEYRYAPYDFIKNNTNSKSFLLGLVLSGIKKRQSISNGFLHEAERQGYQVQVCLSTSAESESKHIAALCKNRAEAVLWEPVEVAAENDSAGIVAECDSSGTAAVLHKSGIPFAALNTDAAGFNGVLYDYQKAGYTAADILLRLGHTKIRCVYDGTDMQEYAIRQGVERCLFDHHCLYVECKNVQEALSVHNCSALICCDWDTAVTAYEYATVHKFRIPQDLSIICIDDAEYIKPFPPISAIPLSLFHFGVFVCRYLIDKIEKKATDIPAYTEAFTCNHYKSIDLPAPLRKKRIIVVGSINMDILLTVNNYPQTGESISAESVSIIPGGKGINQAVGAAKLGAKVSLVGNVGRDFDGDMILNLLHDNSVDATAVHVDEEHSTGKAYIHIQGDGESGIVLYGGANETISADSIYRSEQLFTDAVFCLLQTEIPMEAVKKTIETARKYNVAIMLKPSAVKEIAEELLPELDYFIPNRKELYRLCPIAGTLEEKAAWFLEKGVKTVIVTLDSDGCYVRTSEYERWFPAVDIFKPIDTTGAADAFIAALAVFLSEQKSLSDALPYALYAAGFSTTRVGVVPSLIDRATLEQCCI
- the rbsK gene encoding ribokinase — translated: MKKILVIGSLNADMVVRVPHIPVAGETILAETADMIPGGKGANQAYAAGSLGAETVMFGAVGADRYAEIEKKSLQSVGVDVSRLLVRTDCATGLAWITVNDAGNNSIVVVPGANKTLSEKDIADNDDLLHSCDIILCQLEIPIQTVLYAARRAKELGKTFILDPAPAPRVFPSELYAYIDIIKPNETELSLLTGKDVSDYQSASDMLRTKGVKNVIVTLGEKGAFVNSESEGKHLVPARSVPVVDTTAAGDSFTAALAVRLASGSSLLQAVRYATEVAAIVVTRKGAQTSIPSAAEVPFDDK
- a CDS encoding ABC transporter permease; the protein is MDNFLSYILTAEFAYSVLRVTTPLLFAAQASVVAENSGASNIALEGIMLFAAAFGALGTGLTGSLFIGFLIALGGGLLIAVLLAYFALYLKTDIILSGIALNTLAAGGTVFIMYVLIHDKGSTSSLVSLVFPKVVIPGIAAIPVLGSILSGQNVLTYIAFFTVFAVWFLLYKTKLGMHIRCVGENPDAAESVGIPIRKTRVIALLISGFLASLGGVFLSMAYMSTFTKGMVAGRGFIALAAAAMGRLAPVPTMFAALFFGFADALSNVLAAMSIPDEFIKTVPYISTVIGLIVFSAWRKRGRKAQIA
- a CDS encoding ABC transporter ATP-binding protein gives rise to the protein MNVESTADDILVMKDISKIYPNGVTANRRVNFSVRAGEIHALVGENGAGKSTLMKILFGIEQPTEGTILYNGNELHIKSPLDAIRHGFGMVHQHFMLVESMSVAENICLGMEPGKGPLIHKKLMNEQAQKIINQYHFVIDPKEKIKNLPIGTRQKVEILKALYKGARILILDEPTAVLTPQETEELFVELKELRNSGCTIIFISHKLNEVKEICERITVLRNGTSVGVYSAGEISEKEISNLMVGKNIHWEIEKQPSVPGQTVLKLRDVCMHDDTGRPILKHVSFDLPAGKILGIVGVEGNGQKELIDTITGLQHCTEGSVMLNGKDITSRSIAAIRKEGISYIPQDRIKVGTAVTASIQENLFAVFTEDERFVHKGILKKNEIKQWADTLINQFMIKTKSADVPVKMLSGGNMQKVIIAREFSTSAGCIIADQPTRGVDIGAAKFIHQKIIEMRDNGAAILVNSADLAEILEISDSLVVMYGGEITAYFPDAGMVSETELGEYMLGLKKQGAHELAGCLR
- a CDS encoding BMP family ABC transporter substrate-binding protein; the encoded protein is MKKILSVGLFVLLGMSMFAFGAKENSGSKEPSVALIINGNLGDKSFHDSANNGMKMIANELHCKTKVVEVGYDDSKWEPALRDLCDEKHDIIFCGTWQMQALVSKITKDYPNQKIIVYDTAMDYASDSAGLFKNTYSIEYKQNEGSFLAGVLAAEMTKGKKIGFIGGMDNTVILDFLVGFIQGAKTVSPDIKIISSFVGNFSDSAKAKELALTQYQMGADIIFVCASNAGEGALQAAKEKNKFIIGVDSDQAMLYKQTDPVLSNLIISSMLKRVDKSMYLAMKEIQSNTLVWGKRVALGINEGCVGLADNEVYQAKVPAEVRKHISEYETQIRNGKIAVKTAFGMKQADITAYIDSARP
- a CDS encoding nucleoside hydrolase — translated: MDNKIPIIIDCDPGHDDAIALIMAFASEKLKVLGVSVSAGNQTIEKTYTNARKIISFLGKAPPLAKGASYPLVRRLEVAPSVHGESGLDGPVLPETDYTGVPESAWELHRRLISESPEPVTFVVTGPLTNLAILLLAYPDVKKNLKQICLMGGGIDHGNWSSAAEFNILVDPEAAHIVFSCGIPIVMCGLDVTEKAMIFSEEIERLRKSEKRVAVLVAELLDFFGRFHSDLGFQGAPIHDACTIAYLIKPELFKVCDYHVVIETQGKYTAGMTLADKRVNNNRPKPNVTACMDIDREGFVRLLEQCCMAYT
- a CDS encoding ABC transporter permease → MKLIGRLSFEKRFELIRFAAAIGIAVLLSFLIILCVSKEPLLAFSKLFLGPLESARRFGNVLELCIPLSFTGLAVAVMFSADMFNMGAEGAFYVSGAVGVFTALLIPLPPVIAPLVSIIIGGLCGAVVCWVPAFLKQRWNANELVSSLMLNYVFFYITKYFANTTFKDPSAGFMATYLIPANAKLARLIPGMRLHFGLLILCAVVVLTVLFIRRTAWGYRLIQTGRNIRFARYAGLNTTAIIAYSQLIGGFIAGVGGSVEVLGMYDRFQWQSLPGYGFDGIVVAILAKNKPHYIPIAAFFLAYLKIGADKMATSTDVTAEMVSIIQGIIIMLAAAQAFLSKWRQKALIKMQQESGLDG